Proteins co-encoded in one Gadus morhua chromosome 6, gadMor3.0, whole genome shotgun sequence genomic window:
- the spaw gene encoding southpaw: MVEAQSAGTFHSRSCLVPGCFQVGDRWTITFDMSSVTAGDPVQSAELRVRLPAFSASPRVTVDVYHSPRQSCSAGPLSRPCPRGEGLHLGSFVASPNSTLHSSWRVFDVTSLLTLWLRQGDRPAGASAGVLPPGAEDGSGAQEEEAEASGTRGGRRGQKRHPAAGRVMMVVYSTHQPPPEGSGVRSLIRAVDRSKYVGAARGQARRHKRNRMDRIRLADHEAAATAAPQEAGGGALCRRVDMMVDFEQIGWDEWIVHPKRYNAYRCEGLCPTPLDESLQPTNHAYMQSLLRLHQPERVSCPSCVATRLAPLSMLYYEDDDVVLRHHEDMMVEECGCH, encoded by the exons ATGGTGGAAGCACAGTCAGCCGGAACCTTCCATTCACGTTCCTGTCTTGTTCCAGGCTGCTTCCAGGTGGGGGACAGATGGACCATCACCTTTGACATGTCCTCGGTCACCGCCGGTGACCCGGTGCAGTCGGCGGAGCTCCGTGTCCGGCTGCCAGCGTTCTCGGCCTCGCCCCGCGTCACCGTGGACGTCTATCACTCCCCCAGGCAGAGCTGCTCCGCGGGCCCCCTCTCCAGACCTTGTccccggggggaggggctccACCTGGGCAGCTTCGTCGCCTCTCCCAACAGCACACTGCATTCCTCCTGGAGGGTGTTCGACGTGACCTCCCTGCTGACGCTCTGGCTTCGTCAGGGCGACCGGCCCGCAGGGGCCTCAGCCGGGGTCCTGCCCCCCGGGGCTGAGGACGGGAGTGgggcccaggaggaggaggcagaagcCAGCGGAACACGAGGAGGGAGACGTGGGCAGAAGCGTCACCCGGCCGCGGGCCGCGTCATGATGGTCGTCTACTCCACCCACCAGCCGCCCCCCGAGGGCAGCGGCGTCCGCAGCCTAATCCGGGCCGTGGACCGCTCCAAGTACGTGGGCGCGGCCCGGGGGCAGGCCCGGCGCCACAAGAGGAACCGCATGGACCGGATCCGCCTGGCGGACCACGAGGCGGCAGCGACAGCGGCCCCCCAAGAGGCCGGCGGGGGGGCGCTGTGCCGAAGGGTGGACATGATGGTGGACTTCGAGCAGATCGGCTGGGACGAGTGGATCGTTCACCCCAAGCGCTACAACGCCTACCGCTGTGAGGGGTTGTGCCCCACTCCCCTGGACGAATCCCTGCAGCCCACCAACCACGCCTACATGCAG AGTCTCCTGCGGCTCCACCAGCCTGAGCGCGTGTCCTGCCCGTCCTGCGTGGCCACGCGCCTCGCCCCGCTCTCCATGCTGTACTACGAGGACGACGACGTGGTTCTTCGGCACCACGAGGACATGatggtggaggagtgtggctgTCACTGA